Below is a genomic region from Kribbella qitaiheensis.
TGCGGGACGCGCCTGGCGAGATCGCTGCCGTCCATCGCGCGTACTACGAAGCCGGCGCGACCTTCGCGACGACGGCCAGCTATCAGGCGAGTGTGTCCGGCTTCGGCGAGGCGGGCGTGCCTCGCGACGAAGCTGAGCGGCTGATCGCGTCCAGCGTTGCGATCGCCAGGCAGGTGCGCGACGAGTTGGCCGGTGACGGGGTTCAGCGGTTTGTCGCGGCTTCGGTCGGTCCGTACGGCGCGGTGCTCGCCGACGGATCGGAGTACCGGGGGCGGTACGGCGTGAGCAAGGCGTTCCTGCGCGATTTCCATCTGCCGAGGCTGGAGTTGTTGGTTGCCGCAGGCCCTGATCTGCTGGCCGTCGAGACGATCCCCGATCTCGAAGAGGCGGAGGCGCTGATCGAGTTGATCGACGAAATCGGCTTCCCTGCTTGGGTTTCGTACTCCGTGGCAGGGTCTCTGACTCGCGCCGAGCAGCCTCTTGCCGACGCGTTCGCGCTTGCTGGTCGGAGTACGAATGTTGTTGCTGTTGGCGTCAACTGTTGCGCGCCGGAAGACGTGCAGGCCGCCGTCGAACTCGCCGCCGCGGTGACCGGGAAGCCTGTCGTCGCCTACCCCAACAGTGGCGAGGGCTGGGATGCCGGAGGTCGCCGCTGGACCGGCGGCTCGTCGGACTCCGCCCCACTCGCCTCGGGCTGGTCGGCCGCAGGAGCCGAGTACATCGGCGGGTGCTGCCGGGTAGGCACCGAAGACATCCGCACCTTGGCCCGCGCGATCACCCCCGCCTGAACGGCAGCGGGAGTTAGACGGCGAGGACCTGGCAGAGGAGGTCCAGTGCGCCGCTGTAGGCGTGATCGGGTGGGGTGCCGTAGCCGACGATGACGGCCTGCCGGCTGTCCGGATCGGGGACGAAGCGATACCGGTCGAGTGCCGCGATCGCCAACCCTTGCCTGGCTGCGCGGTCGACCATCTCCCGCGCCTGACCTGGTACGTCGAGGAGCACATGGAGACCGGCCGAGATCCCGGCGACCTTGACGTCCGGAGCGCGTACGGCGAGCAACTCGACCAGCTTGTCCCGGCGACGACGGTAGTGCAATCTGGACCGCCGCACGTGCCGGTCATAGTGGCCGGAGGCAATCAGTTCGGCGAGGATCAGCTGGTCCAGCGTGGCCGTCAGGAGATCGGTCGTCCGCTTGGCGGCGAGCACCGGCTCCATCAGATGCTGCGGCAACACCATCCAGGCAAGGCGCAGCCCGGGCGCGAGACTCTTGCTCGCAGTACCGGTGTAGACGACCCGCTCGGGATCCAAGGCCTGCAAGGCGCCGACCGGCTGCCGGTCGTACCGGAACTCGCCGTCGTAGTCGTCCTCGATCAGCAGCGCACCGGTCTCGCGCGCCCACTCGATCGCCGCCGCCCGGCGGTCCGGCGCGAGCGGCACGCCGGTCGGCATCTGGTGCGCCGGGGTGAGGAACGCGGCCTGACCGGTGAGCAGATCCGCGCGAACGCCGTACTCGTCAACGGGGATCGGCACCGGTTCGAGTCCGCGCGAGCGGATCACATCCCAGTGCAGGTCGTACCCGAACTCCTCCACCGACATCGTCGTCGTGCCTTGCACCCGCAGTACGTCGCTGAGCAGGTTCAGCGCCTGGATGTAGCCGGAGCAGACCAGGATCCGTTCGGGATCAGCCCGTACGCCGCGCGCCCGGGCGAGGTAGTCGGCCAGGGTCTGCCGCAACTCGATCCGGCCGCGGGCATCGCCGTACCCGAAGGCGTCGTTAGGTGCCGAAGGCAACGCTTTGCGGGCGGCCGCCAGCCACTCGGTGCGCGGGAAGGTGGAGACGTCCGGGGAACCGGGCGTGAGGTCGTACCGGTAGTCGTCGGCGACCTTCGTGGGGATGAATTTCGTGACCGAAGACGTCACCGCGCGGCTCGCGACCACGGTGCCGGAGCCCTGCCGGGCGGTCAGCCAGCCTTCGGCGACGAGTTGGCCGTACGCGTCGGCGACCGTGTTGCGGGCGATGCCGAGGTCCTTCGCGAGTGTGCGGGACGACGGCAGCCTGCTCCCGGCCGCCAGCCGGCCGGTCCGGATCGACTCGTGCAGCGCCTCCACCAGGTCGGCGCGACCGCGCCGACGGGCCAGATCCAGGTGCAGATCAGCACCGGTTCCGGGCCCACCGACTACCGAATTGGCCCCTGTATCTTCCATGGAAGTGGACCATACACCTGGGCCGATCCCGGCCTAACGTTGTCGTCATGAGCACAACGACACAACGCCGAGTCAAGATCGCCTCGCTGGCACCCGACTTCTACAAGGCCCTGATCGACCTGGACGCGCAGTCCGCCACCGGGCTCGACCCGCGGCTGGCCGACCTGGTCCGGATCCGCTCCTCGCAGCTGAACGGGTGCGCGTACTGCCTCGACATGCATACCCTCGACGCCAAGCACGCCGGCGACTCCGAGCAGCGGCTGCACCTGGTCGCCGCCTGGCGGGAGGCTCGCAGGTTCTACAGCGAGCAGGAGCAGGCGGCGCTCGCGCTGACCGAGGCGATCACCCTGATCAGCGTCGACCACGTCCCGGACGACGTGTACGCCGTCGCCGCCGCGGCCTTCGACGACAAGGAACTGGCCCAGCTGATCGGCCTGATCATCACCATCAACGCCTGGAACCGCGTCGGTGTCACCGGGCCGCCTCGAGCCCGGCCACTACGACCCGAGCTGAAGAGAAGCCCGCACCCCGGCAACAGCAACCTGGTAACGCGAACGGTCCGGCCGCCCACCAGGGCGTGCCGGACCGCGTGGCTTCCCGGACAACGATCGCGCTGGTCCCGAACGACTGATGAGGGTGACTTGATGACTACTGCACCGAGCAAGGCTGAACTGTTCCGGGCCATGCACCATGGGACGCAGCCGTTGGTCCTGCCGAACGCGTGGGATCCGGTGAGCGCCCGGGTGATGGCTGAAGCCGGCTACCCGGCGATCGCCACGAGCAGCGGTGCGATGGCGCGGGTCCTCGGGTACGACGACGGCCAGTTGACGCCGGCGGCCGAGATGCTCGAGGCGGTCGCGCGGATCGTGCGAGCGGTCGACGTACCGGTCACCGCCGACTTGGAAGCCGGCTACGGCCTTGACCCGAAGGAGTTCGCCGAGCGGCTCCTCGCCACCGGCGCCATCGGCTGCAACTTGGAGGACTCGGTCGACGGCAAACTCGTGGATCCTGCCGAGCAGGCCGACTACCTCTGCGCAGTACGAGCAGCCGCCGGCGCCGACCTCGTCATCAACGCACGCATCGACAACTTCCTGTACGGCGGCGACGTCGCCGACGCGATCGCCCGCGGCCGCGCCTACCGCCGAGCCGGCGCCGACTGCGTCTACCCGATCTTCGCCCCCCTCGACATCTTCCAGCACCTCGCCAACGAGATCGGCGGCCCCCTCAACGCCCACGCCAGCCCGAACGGCCCGACGGCATCAGCCTTGATCGCCCTCGGCGCCACCCGAATCTCCTACGGCACCAGCCTCCAGGCCTTCACCACCGACGTACTACGGGAGCTCCTGCCGGAGCTGATCTGACCCGACGGCCCTACCAGGCGAGCGACCTGGTCAGGGCCGTCACGTCATTTCCGTAGAGCTTGCCCGGATCGACCGTCAGGTTCGACAGCTGACCGTAGATCTCCAGCGTCACCATCCCGTGCAGCCGACCCCAGATCTGGATCGAGACAGCCACCGCTTCGGGCGGCAATCCCGGATGGGACTGCTGGACCAGCCTGGCCAGCGTGGGATCGAAGTCGGACCACGACGCACTGTTGACCTGTTGGGCCGCCGCCGCGGCGGGCCATCCCAAGGCCACGATGTCCGTGAGCAGAGCGCACGCCCGATGGGCCGCCTCGCGAGCAGGACCCTCCGAAGGCACCTCGTACCCCGGCACCGCATCGCCGTAGATCAGCCGGAACTCCTCCGCGTTGCCGACTGCCCACTCCCGGTAGGCAAGGGCGATCGCTTGAAGCCGGGCGCCGGGATCGTCAGCCGGAACACCCTCCAGAGCGACCGTCTCCGCATCGGCGAGCGAGTTGTGGATATCGACCATCAGCGCGGTGATGAGCGCGTCCCTGGTGTCGAAGTAGCTGTAGATCGCGCCGGCGGTCATGCCCATGTCCCGGGCGATCGCCCGCAGCGAGATCGCCGCCGCTCCGCCGGTCGTCAGCGCCTTCAGCGCGGTCGCCTTGATCTCGTCTGCTGTCTCCGCTCGCAGCCGGGCCCGTCTGCTGGTCGTCGCTTCACTCACGCTTGACACTCTAC
It encodes:
- a CDS encoding PLP-dependent aminotransferase family protein, translated to MEDTGANSVVGGPGTGADLHLDLARRRGRADLVEALHESIRTGRLAAGSRLPSSRTLAKDLGIARNTVADAYGQLVAEGWLTARQGSGTVVASRAVTSSVTKFIPTKVADDYRYDLTPGSPDVSTFPRTEWLAAARKALPSAPNDAFGYGDARGRIELRQTLADYLARARGVRADPERILVCSGYIQALNLLSDVLRVQGTTTMSVEEFGYDLHWDVIRSRGLEPVPIPVDEYGVRADLLTGQAAFLTPAHQMPTGVPLAPDRRAAAIEWARETGALLIEDDYDGEFRYDRQPVGALQALDPERVVYTGTASKSLAPGLRLAWMVLPQHLMEPVLAAKRTTDLLTATLDQLILAELIASGHYDRHVRRSRLHYRRRRDKLVELLAVRAPDVKVAGISAGLHVLLDVPGQAREMVDRAARQGLAIAALDRYRFVPDPDSRQAVIVGYGTPPDHAYSGALDLLCQVLAV
- a CDS encoding TetR/AcrR family transcriptional regulator gives rise to the protein MSEATTSRRARLRAETADEIKATALKALTTGGAAAISLRAIARDMGMTAGAIYSYFDTRDALITALMVDIHNSLADAETVALEGVPADDPGARLQAIALAYREWAVGNAEEFRLIYGDAVPGYEVPSEGPAREAAHRACALLTDIVALGWPAAAAAQQVNSASWSDFDPTLARLVQQSHPGLPPEAVAVSIQIWGRLHGMVTLEIYGQLSNLTVDPGKLYGNDVTALTRSLAW
- a CDS encoding isocitrate lyase/phosphoenolpyruvate mutase family protein translates to MSTTTQRRVKIASLAPDFYKALIDLDAQSATGLDPRLADLVRIRSSQLNGCAYCLDMHTLDAKHAGDSEQRLHLVAAWREARRFYSEQEQAALALTEAITLISVDHVPDDVYAVAAAAFDDKELAQLIGLIITINAWNRVGVTGPPRARPLRPELKRSPHPGNSNLVTRTVRPPTRACRTAWLPGQRSRWSRTTDEGDLMTTAPSKAELFRAMHHGTQPLVLPNAWDPVSARVMAEAGYPAIATSSGAMARVLGYDDGQLTPAAEMLEAVARIVRAVDVPVTADLEAGYGLDPKEFAERLLATGAIGCNLEDSVDGKLVDPAEQADYLCAVRAAAGADLVINARIDNFLYGGDVADAIARGRAYRRAGADCVYPIFAPLDIFQHLANEIGGPLNAHASPNGPTASALIALGATRISYGTSLQAFTTDVLRELLPELI
- the mmuM gene encoding homocysteine S-methyltransferase; its protein translation is MQILDGGMSNALEDRGHDLSDALWSARLLRDAPGEIAAVHRAYYEAGATFATTASYQASVSGFGEAGVPRDEAERLIASSVAIARQVRDELAGDGVQRFVAASVGPYGAVLADGSEYRGRYGVSKAFLRDFHLPRLELLVAAGPDLLAVETIPDLEEAEALIELIDEIGFPAWVSYSVAGSLTRAEQPLADAFALAGRSTNVVAVGVNCCAPEDVQAAVELAAAVTGKPVVAYPNSGEGWDAGGRRWTGGSSDSAPLASGWSAAGAEYIGGCCRVGTEDIRTLARAITPA